GAAGAAATAAAAACAAACTTGTTCTTCATTCCAAATGGTAACAAATATAAAGAAAATTGGAAAAATTTCGATGTTTTCTGCACAAACATTGAAATTGATGAATCAAATATTCTTAGTCTCGCAGATCTATATAGGAGAAGATGGAACATAGAAAATTTTTATAGAGATGCTCAAGAGAATTTTATGATAAAAACGAAGACAGAGAATCCTATTATAAGGTTTTTCTTTTTCATATTTTCTGCTATCCTTTATAATCTGTGGTACTTTATAAGAGAATTTATTTCTATAATAGCTGAAAAGTGGAAAGATTCTATTCTTGATTTAATAAAGCAAAGAAAAGTTCTATGTAATATCAATTGTGCTAAAAGAATCGATGAAAAAATCATCAAAATTTTTTAATAATTTATCTCGAAAGTTATAGGACTATCTTTCGCTAATATTTTTATAGAGAAGAAATTATTTTTTGATTTTTTGTTTTCAGAACAATTAAATTAAATTGATAAAAAATTTTTTATTTTTTTTGCAAAAAATTTGATTGCAAAAATCAAAATCTAACACAACATTCGGAAATACTGCATGTCGGGTCCGTAGAACAAAAGAAAAAGATTAAATTTCTTTAATTCTAAAAGGAGGGAATGGGATGAACTGGAAAGAAAGAAAATGGAATTAAATAGAAAAATATTAGCTTTGCCACAACTGAGAAATGCAAATCATTTTCTTTTGAGGATTTAACAAAAAATATTTCATTCAAGATTTAAAACAATATCTGAAAAACATAATAGCAATTAATCTTACGATATCACTCTGTGCAATAAAGTAATTTAAAAATTTCACAAATTCCAGAGATGTTTGTTCTACAACCTCCTTGATACCAAAAATATTAAAATACCTTTTTATTTGCTGGATGATTGCTATGGCGGAATTTAAGGTTGTAATAAGTGACGGAGCAAAAAGCTGGCAGATAGTGGTTGATGGACATCATGCAAATTCTCTGGTAGGTAAAAAAATTGGCGAGGAAGTTGATGGGATATTTGTTTCACTGCCAGGCTATAAACTACAAATTACGGGAGGCTCAGATAAAGATGGATTTCCAATGAGAAGTGATTTACCGGGTATGGGGAGAAGGAAAATATTAACAGCAAAAGGCAAGGGATTTAAACCAGATGATGAAGGAGTTAGAAAAAGGTTAACTGTTTGCGGAAATACAATAAGCTTAAATACATCTCAGATAAATATGAAAATAATAAAAAAGGGAACAAAGCCAGTTGAGGAATTGCTTAAATCAGCTGGAAAGTTAAAGGAAAAATGAGCCAGCCAGAAGTAAATATTGGGATGGTGGGGCATGTTGACCACGGCAAAACTACTCTAACGCAGGCATTAACTGGTAAATGGACAGATGAGCATTCTGAAGAGATAAAAAGAGGAATTTCAATAAAACTCGGTTACGCAGACACTTCTTTTTATAAATGTCCCAACTGTGAGGAGCCAGAATGCTATTCAACAAAACCAGTTTGTAAGCATTGCGGGGCAGAAACAGAATTTTTAAGAAAGGTTTCTTTTGTTGATGCCCCTGGGCATGAAACTCTCATGGCGGTTGTTATATCTGGCGCCGCCATCATGGATGGCGCATTGCTTCTTGTTGCTGCGAATGAAAAATGTCCTCAGCCACAGACGGAAGAGCATTTGATGGCACTTGATATTGTTGGGGCGAAAAATGTAATAATTGTGCAGAATAAGATTGATCTCGTTGGGAAAGAAGGGGCGATGAAAAATTATGGCGAGATTGTTGATTTTGTGAAGAATACAATAGCGAGCGGTTCTCCAATAGTCCCAGTATCAGCACATCATGAAACGAATCTTGATGTCCTCATTATGGCGATAGAAGAATTTATCCCCACACCTCCGAGAGATAGAAATAAGCCACCACTGATGTATTCAGCAAGGAGTTTTGATGTGAATAGGCCTGGAACAAAACCATCTGATTTAAAAGGGGGAGTTATAGGTGGTTCGCTGAAGCAGGGTGTGCTGAAGGTAGGGGATGAAATTGAAATAAGGCCTGGAATAAAAGTAGAGAGCCATGGAAAAACAACATATGAGCCAATTTTTACAGAAGTTGCATCAATAATGGCGGGTGGAGAATTTGTTGATGAGGCTTACCCGGGTGGGCTGCTTGCGGTGGGAACATATCTTGACCCCTCTTTTACTAAGGGTGACGGGCTTGCTGGAAAAGTTGTTGGAAAAAATCTTCCGCCTGTTTTTTATGAGCTTTGTATGGATTTGCATGTCATCGAAAGGGTGGAGGGCAAGGATTTAGGGAGAATAAGGAGTAATGAATCACTTATGCTTACCGTGGGAACTGCAACAACAGTTGGTGTGCCAAAAAATATAAAAAAGGACTATATGGAAGTGGATTTAAAAATTCCAGTGTGTGCTGAAAGCGGACAGAGGGTTGCTATTTCCCGCAATATAGGAGGGAGATGGCATCTATATGGCTATGGTGAAATAAAATGAGGGCAGTAGTTTTGGATACAAACGCCCTTATGATGCCATACCAATTTGATATAAATATTGAAAAAGAACTTACTCGTCTTTTAGGGGTTTGTAGAATAATTGTCCCAGGAAGTGTTGTTGAGGAAATTGAAAAGCTTGCTGAGAAAGGTGGCGAAACAGGGAGGGCTGCTCAGCTAGCTCTTAGTATAATAAAGAAAAGATGTTTCAGGGTTGTTGAGACAGAAAAAAAGGGGGATGACGGAGTTATTGAGACCGCTATTAAAACAGAGGCGGCAATTTTAACAAATGATAAGGAATTGAAGAAAAAGGCAAAGGAAATGCGTCTCTGTGTGATATATTTAAGAGAAGGGGAAAAACTTGAAATGGAGGAAGTGCCATAATGAAATATGGAGAAAAAGAAATAAAAAAGGCAAAAATTGAATTGTGGGAAAATCCATTTCCAGATAAAAATTATTTTGTTGAAATAAATTTTTCAGAATTTACTTCCCTTTGCCCTCGTTCAGGCTATCCTGATTTTGCAACAATAAAGATAAGATATATTCCAGATAAATATATAGTTGAGCTAAAATCGCTTAAACTTTATCTCAATTCATATCGCTATAAATATGTGACGCATGAAGAAGCAACAAATAGGATTTATAAGGATTTAAGCGATGCACTGAAGCCAAGATTTATTGAAGTTATAGGCGATTTCAATTTAAGAGGAGGAATAAAAACAACTGTTAGGGTGGCATCGGATACATGCTAACATGTCTCCATAGTAAAATTTATATAAACTTTTTTTATATAAATTTGGAGGCTGAAAAATGAAAGGAAAAAGAATAGTAATAAGCGTTTGCGTTGTGTTAGTGCTTCTTATGAGCTCTATAACAATACCATATACAGGGGCTGAAGCACCGAAAATAACAAAAGATGAAAAAGTAAAACAGCCGATAAGAATGAAATTTGATTTTATAAGGCCACAGTTAAATCAGGTGATGCTTGCTGGAGAAACATATGCAAGCATTGGTATGGGATTGCCTACTATAGGAAATGCTGGGGAGCCAGAAATACCAGTAAAGCCAGTAAATGTATTACTTCCATATGGAGCTGAACTAAAGGAAATAAAAGTTATTGCAGGTGAGCCAATTTTGATTGGAAAAGCTGAAATTGTTCCAAAGCAAAGACCTGTTCCAATTGGAAGCGATGAAATTCCAGAAATAGAAAAAGATGAGGAAATATACAAATCAAGCGAGGTATATCCTGGCTATCTATACAAGGAAGTAACAACTCAATATTTCAGGGGCTTTCCAATAGTTACAATAAATCTATATCCACTTCAGTGGAACCCATCAACTCAGGAGCTATATTTATACCCAAATATGGAACTTGTTGTTGAATTGAAGGATGGGCAGGTAAATGAGCTATTCAGAGGAACAGAAATTGATAGGCAGGAAGTTATAAAAATGGTTGATAACCCAAGAGAAGTTTTAACATATCCTC
This genomic window from Thermoplasmatales archaeon contains:
- a CDS encoding transposase; this translates as EEIKTNLFFIPNGNKYKENWKNFDVFCTNIEIDESNILSLADLYRRRWNIENFYRDAQENFMIKTKTENPIIRFFFFIFSAILYNLWYFIREFISIIAEKWKDSILDLIKQRKVLCNINCAKRIDEKIIKIF
- a CDS encoding 30S ribosomal protein S6e; the encoded protein is MAEFKVVISDGAKSWQIVVDGHHANSLVGKKIGEEVDGIFVSLPGYKLQITGGSDKDGFPMRSDLPGMGRRKILTAKGKGFKPDDEGVRKRLTVCGNTISLNTSQINMKIIKKGTKPVEELLKSAGKLKEK
- a CDS encoding translation initiation factor IF-2 subunit gamma is translated as MSQPEVNIGMVGHVDHGKTTLTQALTGKWTDEHSEEIKRGISIKLGYADTSFYKCPNCEEPECYSTKPVCKHCGAETEFLRKVSFVDAPGHETLMAVVISGAAIMDGALLLVAANEKCPQPQTEEHLMALDIVGAKNVIIVQNKIDLVGKEGAMKNYGEIVDFVKNTIASGSPIVPVSAHHETNLDVLIMAIEEFIPTPPRDRNKPPLMYSARSFDVNRPGTKPSDLKGGVIGGSLKQGVLKVGDEIEIRPGIKVESHGKTTYEPIFTEVASIMAGGEFVDEAYPGGLLAVGTYLDPSFTKGDGLAGKVVGKNLPPVFYELCMDLHVIERVEGKDLGRIRSNESLMLTVGTATTVGVPKNIKKDYMEVDLKIPVCAESGQRVAISRNIGGRWHLYGYGEIK
- the queF gene encoding NADPH-dependent 7-cyano-7-deazaguanine reductase QueF, producing MKYGEKEIKKAKIELWENPFPDKNYFVEINFSEFTSLCPRSGYPDFATIKIRYIPDKYIVELKSLKLYLNSYRYKYVTHEEATNRIYKDLSDALKPRFIEVIGDFNLRGGIKTTVRVASDTC